A region of Thermococcus piezophilus DNA encodes the following proteins:
- the ftsY gene encoding signal recognition particle-docking protein FtsY produces the protein MFRKLKEKLGSFVEKVSQTEIKEKDVENALWDLELELLEADVALETVEALKEKIKERLVGQKVKIGTNKKELIENAVRESVLEILTPPKKIDLLGMIRSKEEKPFIIAFVGFNGSGKTTTIAKLAHWLKKNGLSVVIAASDTFRAGAIEQVEEHAKRVGVKVIKHDYGADPAAVAYDAIQHAKARGIDVVLIDTAGRNELNRNLMDEMKKIVRVSKPDLVIFVGDSLAGNAVVEQAKQFNEAVRIDGVILTKLDADARGGAALSISHAIGAPILFVGVGQGYNDLKPFDEKWFVERIFGEG, from the coding sequence ATGTTCAGGAAGCTGAAGGAGAAGTTAGGCTCATTCGTCGAGAAGGTGTCTCAAACCGAGATAAAGGAAAAAGACGTCGAAAACGCCCTATGGGACTTGGAACTCGAGCTCCTCGAGGCCGACGTTGCCCTTGAGACCGTCGAGGCCCTCAAGGAGAAGATAAAGGAAAGGCTTGTTGGTCAGAAGGTCAAGATAGGTACCAACAAGAAGGAGCTCATCGAAAACGCCGTCAGAGAGTCAGTCCTGGAGATTCTCACCCCTCCCAAAAAGATAGACCTGCTCGGGATGATCCGCTCCAAGGAGGAGAAGCCCTTCATCATAGCCTTCGTCGGCTTCAACGGCTCTGGAAAGACAACCACCATAGCGAAGCTCGCCCACTGGCTCAAGAAGAACGGCTTAAGCGTTGTCATCGCTGCCAGCGACACCTTCAGGGCTGGGGCCATAGAGCAAGTTGAGGAGCACGCCAAAAGGGTTGGTGTCAAAGTAATTAAGCATGACTATGGAGCGGACCCCGCGGCAGTTGCCTATGACGCAATACAGCACGCGAAGGCTAGGGGCATTGATGTGGTTCTCATAGACACTGCCGGAAGAAACGAGCTTAACAGGAACCTGATGGACGAAATGAAGAAAATCGTCCGCGTTTCAAAACCTGATTTGGTCATCTTTGTCGGTGACAGCCTCGCTGGAAATGCCGTGGTAGAACAGGCGAAGCAGTTTAATGAGGCGGTAAGGATAGACGGCGTCATACTCACAAAGCTTGATGCCGACGCCCGTGGTGGGGCCGCACTCAGCATAAGCCACGCCATAGGGGCGCCGATACTCTTTGTCGGCGTCGGTCAGGGCTACAACGACCTCAAGCCCTTCGACGAGAAGTGGTTCGTTGAGAGGATTTTTGGGGAGGGGTGA